In one window of Janthinobacterium sp. 1_2014MBL_MicDiv DNA:
- a CDS encoding protealysin inhibitor emfourin, translating to MKISARSSGGFAGLSEHYEIDTQAHPAGRNLEAALASSGFFTQDQAAGVQVGADIPQWSITVDAPAARRTITFAEDGSAENARWQQLVAQIRASA from the coding sequence ATGAAAATTTCAGCCCGCAGCAGCGGCGGCTTTGCCGGCCTGAGCGAACATTATGAAATCGATACGCAAGCCCATCCCGCCGGCCGCAACCTGGAGGCGGCGCTGGCCAGCAGCGGTTTTTTCACCCAAGATCAAGCTGCAGGCGTGCAGGTCGGCGCCGACATTCCCCAGTGGAGCATCACGGTTGACGCGCCCGCCGCGCGCCGTACGATCACGTTTGCCGAGGATGGCAGCGCTGAAAATGCTCGCTGGCAACAGCTGGTGGCGCAGATACGCGCCAGCGCATGA